One window of Salminus brasiliensis chromosome 16, fSalBra1.hap2, whole genome shotgun sequence genomic DNA carries:
- the LOC140536610 gene encoding protocadherin gamma-A11-like, producing the protein MNDTGLSSILLFLVVLSLLRGSHGDLTYSVPEEMKRGSVVGSIAADLGLDSKRLSDRKARLNVDGSGKRFMDIDYNTGKMIVAEIVDREELCGSRPSCVLKYSLVLEKPLELHAVTIQIEDVNDNSPQFSTDAIKLEIQESAVKGTSFLLGEAHDADVGPNSVQGYSLEKNAHFSLNIRTSTDGGKYSELVLDKELDREQEQYMTLILTATDGGRPQRSGSVVINITVLDANDNVPVFSQSTYRVSLPENCGIGTSVVTVSANDIDEGINGEVIYEFSRLPDKASRIFSLDKTTGEIKVIGHIDYEEETFYELRIQAKDGLGLASNAKVIVEVTDVNDNEPVVVIQSISSPVPENTESGTELGIINVQDKDSGENQQIHCKIQGNVPFRLNPSIKNFYSIVTTGPLDREHITDYSLTIVATDEGSPPLSSSKIINLSISDVNDNYPVFEKQLYSSHVTENNKPGTSICSVIARDPDWRQNGTVVYSLLPSEVNGVPVSSYLSVNADTGVIHAVRSFDYEQFRSFKVQVVARDNGSPPLSSNTTVSVFITDENDNSPQILYPAPEGKSVMTEMVPKSALSGSLVSKVIAVDADSGQNSWLSYHIIKSTDPGLFTIGLHSGEIRAQRDITESDSMKQNLVISVKDNGQPPLSATCSVYLLISDNLAEVPELKDMTYEESNSKLTSYLIIALVSVSTFFLTFIILILAIRFCHRRKPRLLFDGAVAIPSAYLPPNYAEVEGAGTLRSSYNYDAYLTTGSHTSDFKFIRSYNDNTLPAGGTLRKSPDDSNIISFTDAGETLAVR; encoded by the coding sequence ATGAATGACACAGGATTAAGCAGCATCTTGTTGTTTCTTGTCGTTTTGTCGCTGCTTCGAGGCAGTCATGGCGATTTAACCTACTCTGTACCAGAGGAGATGAAACGAGGGTCGGTCGTGGGAAGCATTGCTGCAGATCTCGGATTGGATTCCAAAAGACTTTCCGACAGAAAAGCACGGTTGAATGTAGATGGTAGCGGGAAGCGTTTCATGGATATTGATTACAACACTGGAAAGATGATTGTGGCAGAGATTGTTGACCGAGAGGAGCTTTGTGGTTCGAGGCCATCATGCGTGTTAAAATACAGTCTTGTACTGGAGAAACCTTTGGAATTGCACGCTGTCACGATTCAAATTGAGGACGTTAATGACAATTCTCCACAATTTTCCACCGATGCGATTAAACTTGAGATACAAGAATCCGCGGTTAAAGGGACCTCGTTTCTTTTAGGCGAGGCTCACGATGCGGATGTTGGACCAAACTCAGTTCAAGGATATTCCCTGGAGAAGAATGCTCATTTTTCTTTAAACATTAGAACTAGCACTGACGGTGGTAAATACAGCGAACTGGTTCTGGATAAAGAGCTGGACCGTGAACAGGAACAGTACATGACTTTAATTCTTACTGCGACTGACGGTGGTAGACCGCAGAGATCTGGTTCTGTAGTTATAAATATCACTGTACTAGACGCTAATGATAACGTCCCAGTGTTTAGTCAGTCTACCTACAGGGTTAGTTTGCCTGAAAACTGTGGAATAGGCACCTCTGTGGTTACTGTAAGTGCAAACGATATTGATGAGGGCATAAACGGAGAGGTAATATACGAATTTAGTAGACTGCCTGACAAAGCTTCCAGGATATTTTCTTTGGATAAGACTACTGGAGAAATTAAAGTGATTGGACATATTGATTATGAAGAAGAAACGTTTTATGAGTTGCGTATACAAGCAAAAGATGGACTAGGGCTGGCATCAAACGCCAAAGTAATAGTTGAAGTCACTGATGTAAATGATAATGAACCTGTTGTTGTCATTCAGTCTATTTCTAGCCCAGTTCCTGAAAATACAGAATCTGGTACAGAGTTAGGCATCATAAATGTACAAGATAAGGACTCTGGTGAAAATCAACAGATTCACTGCAAAATCCAGGGAAATGTTCCATTCAGATTAAACCCATCCATAAAAAACTTCTATTCTATTGTCACCACTGGTCCACTAGATCGTGAACATATAACTGATTATAGTCTTACAATTGTTGCAACTGATGAGGGCAGTCCCCCACTTTCATCATCTAAAATAATTAACCTGTCTATTTCAGATGTCAATGACAATTATCCTGTATTTGAAAAGCAATTATACAGTTCACATGTAACTGAGAATAACAAACCAGGCACTTCTATATGTTCTGTTATTGCAAGAGACCCAGACTGGAGGCAGAACGGCACAGTGGTGTATTCCCTGCTGCCCAGTGAGGTCAACGGAGTTCCAGTGTCCTCTTATTTATCTGTAAATGCAGACACAGGAGTGATCCATGCTGTGAGGTCATTTGATTATGAACAGTTCAGGAGCTTCAAAGTCCAGGTTGTAGCCAGAGACAACGGTTCTCCTCCACTCAGCAGCAACAcgactgtgagtgtgttcatAACAGATGAGAATGACAACTCTCCACAGATATTATACCCTGCTCCAGAGGGAAAGTCTGTAATGACTGAGATGGTCCCCAAGTCTGCTCTGTCAGGCTCTTTGGTCTCCAAGGTGATCGCTGTGGATGCTGACTCTGGCCAGAATTCATGGCTGTCCTACCACATTATCAAGTCTACTGATCCAGGACTTTTCACCATTGGTCTCCACAGTGGTGAGATCAGGGCGCAGCGGGACATCACTGAATCTGACAGCATGAAGCAGAACCTTGTTATTTCAGTGAAGGATAATGGACAGCCTCCTCTCTCTGCAACCTGTTCTGTGTATTTACTTATTTCTGATAACCTCGCTGAAGTCCCAGAATTGAAGGACATGACTTATGAAGAGAGCAACTCCAAACTCACTTCATATTTGATAATTGCACTTGTTTCAGTGTCCACCTTCTTCCTGACGTTTATTATCCTGATCCTGGCTATAAGGTTTTGCCACAGAAGAAAGCCCAGACTGTTGTTTGATGGAGCAGTGGCCATTCCCAGTGCATATCTCCCTCCTAACTATGCAGAGGTTGAGGGAGCTGGAACTCTTCGCAGTTCTTACAATTATGACGCATACCTAACAACAGGCTCACACACCAGTGACTTCAAATTCATCAGATCCTACAATGACAATACTCTACCTGCTGGTGGCACTTTGAGGAAGAGCCCAGATGATTCAAATATAATCAGTTTCACCGATGCAGGTGAAACACTAGCGGTAAGGTGA